CTCGGGCGTGATTTGGAATACTTACACGAGTAATGTGATCCATGAGATACAAACAAAGTCAGGAAGAccatattttgttaattaaaCACTCGAATTCTGGTTTAGTCATTATTTTACTTGTCTATGTTGACAACATTATCATAGGGAATGATGAGAAGAGAAACAAGCATTAAACTGAGACTAGCAACTGAATTCAAAATTAAGGATTTGGGGAGTTGGAAGTATTTCCTTGGCATTGAAGTAGCATATTCAAAGCAAGAGATATTTATATCCCAACAGAAATACATCACTGATTTGCTCCGAGAAACAGGGAAATTGGCCTGTAAACCAATGAACACACCTATAGAAATCAATCATAAGCTTTGAGAGGTCAGGGATGACAAAATTGTGAATAGAGAGATTTATCATCGCCTCGTGGGAAGACTCATTTATCTCTGACACAAGTCTTGACATAACATATGTTGTAAGTGTGATCAGTCaattcatgaatgacccaaaagACACATTTACGTTCAGTTTACAGGGTACTTCAATACCTTGGAAGGCATTCAAGGAAAAGGAATTTTGTTCAAAAAGACAATATGGTACTTGAAACTTACACAGATGCGAATTATGTTGGATCAATTGGTGACAGAAGGTCGACTACATGGTATTGTACATTCCTTGGAGGGAATATTGTCATGTGGCGAAATAAGAAACAAGATGTTGTAGCAAGGTCAAGTGTCGAGTCAGAATTCAAAGCAATGGCTCGAGGGATTTGTGAGTTGCTTTGGTTGAAGATTATTTTGGACGATCTAAGAGTAACGAGGAGTGGACCTATGAGACTCTATTGTGACAAGTCAGCTATTAGCATtgctcacaatccactgcaacACGATCGAACAAAGCAGATTGAAGTTGATAGACACTTCATTAAAGAGAAGCTACATAGTGGCTTAATTTCTCTTCAGGTAATTAGCTAGCCGACATATTCACCAAAAGATTAAATGGTCCCAAGAAATTGTGTCCAAGCAGAGAATGACAGTTATCAATTCACTGGcttgagggggagtgttgaatATATGAAAATATAATTAGAGATAATGATTGTAAATATTCAATGAAAAATAATGGAATTCCTTATTTCCAGCAATTGTGTTCTTCCTTTTTTGACAACTTTCATACACGTGCAGTTACACTAACATGCAGTTCTGAAACAAAAATCCATCCCAATTACTTAGTCTTAGATGATCAAGCAATAAATtcattcaaatttcaaagcACAAAGTAAAACAATATATTCAGCTTCTATTTAAAATTGTAGCATTTTACCATGCAGGCCTGTCATATATAATCTTTGTTTCACACTGGATACAAAAGTAataccaaatatttttcataccgATTATAACTGGAAACTGTAAAATATATAGTTCTAAAGAAACAAGATGGAACCTAAAAATTGGTTTTTCTAAAGAGAAGACAAATTGTTTTAACTTCATCGTGTGAATAGAAGCTTTACACCAAAACATCTTCCACAATTTTATGTCAAGTTAATTCTATCAAACTTAAATGTTTCATACACACGGATAAGCATGTGGCAGATCTAGTCTAATCCTGCATCCAGAGACAGCACTTACAGCACACCCATTGTGTGGGTATGATATCATTCTGAAGACTTAAAAGTGGACCCTCTTACATGGAATTCtttagaaattattttcaaataatataaaatggTACCAAGGAATTACACCCTTATTATTGAGATCACAACTACTGCAGTTCAAACTTGAACGGCCATTTTCCCCCTGTCCAATCCTATGACCAAAACTCCATGGTCCAAAACAAACACAATTCTATTTTTTCTATCAAAAGCCACAAACTATCTACTGTTACCACAATTTATCCTAAATGAAGCTTCATTAGTACTTTAGTATTGCTACTGTGTTTAATTGCAACATCCACATTACTGTTAACTGTTGTATCAAAATTAGTCTGTAAATCACAACATTTTTTcctaatatatatatcaatccaCAACTTTCATAATGTACTAAAACCTGTGACTAATCCTTAAAAAATCTCAGGTACCAAATAATAAATGAAACAACCAAAATTTCAAACCAAACCCGATTTCATGTTCTTTAACTCCACAAAATATGTCACTTATACAACAAAACCCAAGAAACAGAGTTCATACACAAACAGAACAAGTGACTGTTTACTCAGAAAACAAAATAATTGACTCTGTTAGGCCATAAGTCCAAGAGTATGATCCAAATCCAAATGAGCCACACCTCTTCAAACTTGTTACCTGGTGGAAGAGCTTCTCAAACTTACCAGCCACTCTATAATTGCTAATTGCTTGTAGAGCCGATATGGGATCATAACATTTCAATGATACTTCGTTGATCACATATCCAAATACACCCTCTATGTGAGCGGCGTGCTCCAAAAGTATTCAGGAAAAGGGCAAAGCCATAAAAATACAGCAGAACATGAAGCATAATGCGATTGATATTCGGGCAGAGACTTGGGGAAGAAGAAAGCTTAAAAATTTTCATTCATGCTGAAAATGATCGCATAGCAACAATACCTTTAACCTTATTGCAGAACGGACAAGCTTCGTATTGGTAAAGAACGACATCATTTGGCCGGAACTTCGCCTGTACGGGCTCTTTCGCGTGAACCTCTTCAACAAGCGCCGTGGTGGCGACTGAAAACAGCATGGTCCCAGCCACGGCATGTGCAGCTGCACGGGAAGAGTGGTTGGAGATCCTATCGTACGAGAACCAATGAGATCTCTCCGAGGAATCGTTGTTCGAGGTGCTGAAAAGAGCAACCTGGGACAGAGGGTGGTGATACACTGGATTTCCAGCCCGCAAATTCGTGGCGGAGAAACCATCGACGGCGCGGCGGACGGCGGAGAGCCCCGTAACTCTTCTCATCGCGCTCTGGGAGATGACGTCGTAGCTGAGAAATGCAGTGATTTGTGGTTTCCCAGAGGGTTTTAGACTACGGGGTTAGTGTTTATGCCACGCCGTCGTTGTGAAATCTGCTCGTTTTTATCAGACTTTTCTTTGTTTTTCCAAATttcattgttttcaattttatattttttatatttgttccattttacatatttaaaaaacaACATTCCCCCTGCCCACCCCCTcctataaatacatatatatccaATACATCGAGACTCATTGCTCATGGATAAAGAAAAACCGATTCAACgtcaaaaacaacaaaaactaGAGCAAACATATAATAACGGATTTTAAATTGTAATCAAGCGTCGTCCAGTGGTTCTATACCAGATTCATAACTAGAAAGTTTCTCCGGCCCCTTTCTACAAAAATCTTTGTGAGACCGACTCAAAGAACAATTTTGTCATACGCATCTCTGACTTCACTAAactcatgaaaaaaaaaattctatctATATGCCTTTTGAAAAGcagtttttcaaaattaatttcgATTGTTATTACTAAAGTTTCCAGttccattttcatcacttttaGAGATTAACTCTTGTTTTTTACGTCTGTCCAGTGAAATTATAAACGATTGGTTGAATCGGAGCTCTCATTTGCATCATTTAGAAGTAAGATTTTTTTCACTTTTACATTTTGGACACTCACGTATCTGACTACGACCACAACAATCAAACACCGTACAAACAATAACATTATTTAATTGATAATGCTTAATACTAATAATAGAGCAAAACTGGAATTGAATTTATATTGATGAATATTCAGATGTAAATCGATATTATTACATCGATTTTCAGGTTATGAAATTCCAATAGTGAAGTCGACCTAAACCTTGATCGAAAATTTCAACCATCTCTTTCAAATTTCAATACTCAAAATTGATAGCACATTTTGAAAAGGggctaaattttaaaattcgatTCATTTAAAGCTAGTTTTTATCAGATAATTCATCGATCTTACGCTACCAAAACCTGCCTCCACTGCTGGTAGTAGATTACATTGATTTTACTCCTACAAACAACATGCTGAAACCAAACAAAcatgtgagattcagaccaagATTTGCTACCAATGTGAGTTTAGAAATTGATCCATTGTATTTAACAATCCAAGATACTCGTCTGGAAAGTAGCAAACAAATTCAGTTTGAGCCGTCTTTGCGACATCCAGCACCATAAGTTTAACAGTTGACAGCTTGCACTCCAGCCGAGTTTAAAAGTCGCATTCCCTCTTCCCCCATCTGCTGAACTTCAGATGGCGATAAGATTCTGATGCATTTTACACAACCAACAAACTCCCTGCAAAATGCCGCGCACCCGTTAGATTTTCAAGAAATAAATCAAGTATTAcaatgagctgttttgacagtTTGAGCAAGAGTTTTTCTCCATACGAACTTATTCTTATCGAATAGAGGAAGATAAGTGAGACTTACTCCCATGGATCGTCCCCCACGAGAAGAACGTCATTTTCGAAATCTACATACACTAGCTTCCATCCAGAGCTTGAGTCATTGAGCAAGTCCTTGAGACTGAACATTTGCTCGATTTCTGAACGCAGCTCATCATAGTTTTTAAAACTTGAGACATCAATCGACCTCCCAACAGATCCTGCCTTTTGAATCTATCAAGAAACATTGTTTCGTAAATGTGTTTATTGCATTTTTCAAATCTTGCAACTACCACCTTTATGTATGacaaaaaaatttacaataacTCTAGTGTTGTAAAAATGGCTACCTTTGTGTAAGTTCGGAATCGTGTGGTCACCTGCTGCCACGAGCTATGCTGCAAAAGATTGTTGTCTTCAAAATCCACATTGCTCGAAGAAGTCCCTCCCGAGTTATCTGCATATTCTTGCAGAGGAACATTCTGAGAATCTGCAAGGCTGGCTGCCGTTATCTGGGATTGGATGTCTTGGTTTGGGCAGAAGTTATTGACAAGATAATCAGTCGCATTCTGGAAATCGGTATTCTTTAGCGCGCAAAAATCATCCAACAACGTGCTCGAAACTGAAGGACCAATTATCGTGCTTCCACTGTTACTTCCATCAAGATTGAGGCAGCTATATATGTCACTCTGGTTATGGTTCTCATCTGACAAGTCTTTCATCCCACACGAACTGTATTGAAGATTAGGCATGCCTTGACGGGGTAACAGGATAGGAAGTTGAGCATGGGAAACAGCTTTTACTTCGTTAAAATGAGAATCCCACAAGTGTTGGTCCACAGAATACTGCATCGGATAAGACATATCAGATAATGTAGCAGGTAGTTCGGATTTCTCAAACATGGAAAATGATCCAGAACTCCGAACAGATCCAGATTGAGGTCGTGGTTGAGAGATCGGGTCAAATTCAAACTGTCCAGGATATTGAAGATATGTATTGGCACTAGCAGACTCAACAACTTGGTTCGGATCGATTCCACCCCGCGAATGTGTGGTCCACAAACTTGTTTGTGAAGCTAATGTGCCATTAATCTGGTTTGTGACCATGCAATCATTTACGGCAGCCTGCGAAGGCAGCTGGTCCATGGCAAACATAGGTTCCAACTTAGATGATTCAGAACCAGCTCCTGATGTTTGGTTCCCGAGTTTTTTGGGTGATGATGGTTTTCCCGGTACTAAAATACTGGAGTTTGAGATATTTTGTTGGGTTACAACACTTGGAGGATGGCTTTGTCCTTGAGGAAACACATTTTCCAGAGGGGTCGACTCAGGTTTCCTGATTGTCGGGTGAATCAATGACTTAGCTTCTTGGAATACATCTTTGACTGAGAAGTCTTGCATAGGAGGTGTATTATCTAAAGGAGCCACCAAACTATGAGGTTTTATAAGCATCTTCATTAGTTGCTCAGGCCAGAGGCTCGAAATTGAGGGGCATTGAAGATCTCCTGGTGAAGCATCAGGAACTCTGAGGAATGGCCTATATGTCAACATATCGCCCCACTCTGGTTGTACACCTGACATAAGACAGCTATGTTTATTACCACATAGGAAGACAAGACACATTAGTCATTGTGGAAAGCAGAAAATTACCTAAGAAAGCCGAGTGGAATGGACGTTTTAGATTGGCTGTTAGTGATGGAAAAATGAAGAGACTTTCAGGAGTCTCCACTTCCCATGGGCCAACTCTATTTGGCTTGTCACCACACCCCGGCTCATCCCACTCAACCTGTCATTTAAGATAAGTATGAAGTCAAACAAAGCTTAAAATAGTAAAATCTTAAGCATTAAGTTTAATCACCTGAAGACTGCGCCACTTCGAGTTGGGCCATCTCAATGGATCAAGATCGCTTATTCCAACAATTGTGCCCATGTATCTATAGAAACAATGGAAAAACTTCAAAGAACAGAATGGCTGTAAAAAAAAGAGGTAAAATGGAGCTAGTCGTGTAAATATTGCTTGCTTAGCGCAAACAGTATCGATTTTACCTTCTTTTACTTGATTCTTCGGTTTCAAACATCATACCAAACCTCATACCCACAGAGAGTTGggtgccatacaatgcttttcGATACTTGGCCAATGGGATGACGAACTCTGAAGGGCAGGCCCTGAAAATTCTTAAAACTTTAGAATGATCTACTTGAAACTTTTTATTTCCATATCAATATCAGGCCTCAAGTCCAATGTATTcagattattttttaaaaatggatTCGGATACCTTGGATTATAGAAGATTGAAAAGGAGCTTCTGTTAGCTGAAGCATGAGCAGCAGCAGCAAGGATTCCTATGTGCATGCTATCAGCAGACAAAACTGAAGAAGGCAGTGTTGTTTGCTGACGATTAGCACGCCGCACTCCCAGCAACAATTGCGACTTTTCATCTCTAGAATAAAATTTGGTGATATTTACATTCATCTTGGAATGAATATATACAAATGATACAATTATGGTACAGTAAAATCAAGGAGTCATCTCAAG
This window of the Primulina tabacum isolate GXHZ01 chromosome 12, ASM2559414v2, whole genome shotgun sequence genome carries:
- the LOC142520513 gene encoding auxin response factor 5-like encodes the protein MRIHTQMGSVEEKLKPGGLISGADNLLEGMKLLKELQDQNGVRKPINSELWHACAGPLVNLPQIGSLVYYLPQGHSEQVAVSTNRAATSQIPNYPNLPSQLLCQVHKVTLHADKDTDEIYAQMNLQPVNSEKDVFSIPDFGLKPSKHPTEFFCKTLTASDTSTHGGFSVPRRAAEKLFPQLDYSMQPPTQELIVRDLHDNTWTFRHIYRGQPKRHLLTTGWSMFVGAKRLRAGDAVLFIRDEKSQLLLGVRRANRQQTTLPSSVLSADSMHIGILAAAAHASANRSSFSIFYNPRACPSEFVIPLAKYRKALYGTQLSVGMRFGMMFETEESSKRRYMGTIVGISDLDPLRWPNSKWRSLQVEWDEPGCGDKPNRVGPWEVETPESLFIFPSLTANLKRPFHSAFLGVQPEWGDMLTYRPFLRVPDASPGDLQCPSISSLWPEQLMKMLIKPHSLVAPLDNTPPMQDFSVKDVFQEAKSLIHPTIRKPESTPLENVFPQGQSHPPSVVTQQNISNSSILVPGKPSSPKKLGNQTSGAGSESSKLEPMFAMDQLPSQAAVNDCMVTNQINGTLASQTSLWTTHSRGGIDPNQVVESASANTYLQYPGQFEFDPISQPRPQSGSVRSSGSFSMFEKSELPATLSDMSYPMQYSVDQHLWDSHFNEVKAVSHAQLPILLPRQGMPNLQYSSCGMKDLSDENHNQSDIYSCLNLDGSNSGSTIIGPSVSSTLLDDFCALKNTDFQNATDYLVNNFCPNQDIQSQITAASLADSQNVPLQEYADNSGGTSSSNVDFEDNNLLQHSSWQQVTTRFRTYTKIQKAGSVGRSIDVSSFKNYDELRSEIEQMFSLKDLLNDSSSGWKLVYVDFENDVLLVGDDPWEEFVGCVKCIRILSPSEVQQMGEEGMRLLNSAGVQAVNC